aagccctctcaacactactggcaaaatttcacggaactttgcgcaaaaattaagttccgtaaacctatctctatgtggacaaggtcctccatttataagaaatgaaccaaaaagttatgagagaacaaacataaatgtggtttaataattttaacttccgccgctgcgccgcgctgatcgcactgtgattggcgcaatgcgtgaagtattcctgcagtcttgtaggcgctatacgtttcgcgccaaccgctcctgactgcactgtgtttggcgcaatgggtgaagtattcatgcagtcttgtaggcgctaatatgtgttacatgccgaacgccgcgccgatggcttgtctttttcatctcaagttctcgtcatcatgcttgagcatgagctccaggccaaattgcgtgttcagttcctctcttcactctactaattaaagatgctacttcttgtatcaccgaaaaacgacaaaattagaaatgactatactctcaggaaagagagatttcgtccccttttctcattgctAATTTTacttctgaatccgattttttatacctacatttaaaaaagctgcacaatttgccgccatgggcctcTGCCCATGTGGCGACCCCCTTTttattacggcctcaactttgagagctttttttagaTTATGAGtttctttcaaagaaaaccagtttGGCACCATCGAGTTTATCAAGAAATTTGATTGAAGATAAagtacttaaattgcaaatatcTGATGCCTGAAAGAATTCTATTGCGTGGAGAGTAACAACTCATTTAGTGGCGTTTGAGGGAGTCAAAGGAATTAACATGATTAGTTTTGCAAACATTTGTTTCACCTATTAAAAGGTTCGCTCAGCCTTGGAGGTCAGATTTTCAGCGACTAAATTTAATACCTACagtattttgtgaaattttgttcATCAAAACTGAACACCCGCATACAAATCTAAGAAATTATTCCCAGACGCGTGCCAAACTGAGCGAATGGATTTAGGTTGCTTTTACAAAAGGCGCAATGAAACTATCCTTCCAAATGAATTAAATGTAGAAACAACGTGATAGGGAACTCACCCATTTTTGGCAAAATCCGTTACTATATCAATAGTCTTTCTTGAAACTTGGATATCAGCTTCCGTATATTTTCTTTCCGGAAAGTAAAGAGTAAACGGAAAAAGATCGAGTAAGTCATCTACGTGTGATACACCTGCAAATAGAAACgatgaaaatagagaaaatatgCGGTAgcccgaaaataaaaaaaatcaagagaggGGGTGGGGAGAGCGGAACAGACACGGAAAAAGGGATATTTCGGCCATAGAAAGAGGGAATTAAGAGCCAAAAATTAAACACTGCTCACATAaacgtttttaaacattttgatttCGCAACGCTCAAAACTGGAAAACAAAAAGATTGtagctctgagaaaaaaaccTATCCAGTTTTTAGAGTAGTTGACTTTTGggtatttttagaaaaaggCAAGTCAGCTGTTTTCGGGgataagggggaaaaattatttcctttatCATCAAAATGTAACCCACCCTTGATTCTGCCTCCGCTGTAAATGTCATTGAAAGAAATGCTGTGTTGGTAATCGTACAAATAAAGGTACGCATCTCCGTGGTGCTTTCTAGCCGCTTCCACGGCGCCATGTAGAAACCATCTATCCGTGAGCATCTATAAgagtgataaaaaagaaaagaaatcgtGAGAGTTGATGATGAGATCATGAATccaaatcttaattttttttcgcgttTTACACGACTTTTTCGCGTTATAGGTACACGACGCGTTATACACGTTTTTGGGACATGGAATGTACAGGTCATTTCTAATAAATTTACAGAGGTTGTATCGGAGGTAAAAATCTTTCCCACACGTatctagttccttttagcatgaatacgcaCATATATTATTTAAAGTAACGGAACGTTCTTTATTCCTAGCAAACATACCTTCAGTTTAAAATGATTTAACTTACATTGACGACTTCTTGACTTGTATTATCCAGATCTACAGGCTTATCCCCGAAGTAAAACTTCCGAACTTGCTCCGCTACACTTGAAAGTTTGTCACTCGGAAAGTCTGCCTTTAGTAACAGTGCTTTCGATAAGACATACTGCGGATTTTCTTTCAGTTCTTTCTCGAATCTACTTCCTCCCCTGATTATAACTGTAATAAAAATAGAGCATATCAATCGATAATCCTAAGCctttaaagatatttttgttTGAGAATTCTGTGATTTGAAATTGCAGTCTGCAAAGTTTGGAATTATTGATTCAACTGCAAAAAATGGagcaggaattttaaaaaaaaatcaaattttaaatttctgcaCGTAAGCCATACATTTTTGCATTGCAGCTCCAAGAATTGATACAATTAAATTAGAACACACCGCCAATGTCATTATTAACGTGACACAATCATAGGCGGATCCGGTCACCTCGAATAGAGAGGGGGGCGAAAGGGGggtccgataatttttttttaatttttgaagtatctaatatgcagtttcagtcaattCCGTGacggtttttcctttttctttcctctgttccttctttctcttcttctttctcctttttttcggctGAACCGGGAGGAAGGGGGATGCACGCCCCATACGCCCTCCCTGGATTCGCCTATGGATACAGTGGTATTTTTATTAACTGATTATGAATCAAAAGAACATGACAGTAAAAGTAGCATACGATCAGTTATGAAGCAAGGCACTTTTTTAAGGGAGACCAATGGTCAAATGTGTAACATAGAAGCCTACCTCCTCGCCAATACCCTCTGCAACGATCCCTAAAGAAATATGACATCTGTATTTGTCGGACTACCGTTAGAATAGCTATCTTTGAGACAAGCGGAGTTTATCTCATTGTCAGTCTTACGGCTTCTATCACATTGATCCCAGAATCAAGGGGAGAaaaaatcctctctattctattaaaatcatttttaagacgctcgatggacggggtgaggaaggggagtaaaACGGTCGATGGGCTAGAAATCGAAGTCCGTAAGTGGGAAAGGTCTAattgaatcatttttaagacgctcgatgaaTGGGTTGAGGAAGGGGAGTAGAAAGAGTAAGAATCGGCTCTTTTGGGGCGCGCAGCGCCCCGGGGGACTGGGTCGCGTagtggccagggggcggagcctcCTAGTTGGATATTATATCACTGAGAAAACTTCAGTTACCTAGACTGATAACTTTAGTTTCCCATTGAACTGAAGTTAAGTCTCTATAGCCGAAGGTTTTTTTCCTTCGAGTACTATCTTATGTCCGAATAATTTGCTGTTACTTACGTGATGCAAAAATACCTCCTTCGCCAGAGGTTATCCCTGTCATGAAAGGAATTTCGGATCCCAATTTATCTAATTCCTTCGGAAGGAAAGCATTTTCCGTTTCGGACTCGATGGTTGGTACGAAAACAAAATCGCCAACGATCCAGTCCTGTGAaaagagagagataaaaaaGTGTCAGCATAAAAGTACAAATATTTTTACTCTTATAGAATGTGGAAGGGTCCCTTATTGAATACGATGATTTTAGCTTTTCAGATACACGCAAGAATTTTCACGTCAAGCATataatactagggggctatgccccctggtcGCTACGCGGCCCATACCCCAGAGGACGCTCCGCGTTCTCTTGggcccgcgtcgacaaaagaacgaccaaaaaaaatgaagagatttTCATAATCGACTCTCATTTATCCAATATTTCCCTGGCCGGGAGctattggaccaataagaatcgaatgaaaaaatcggcatttgttgcaaacttcacgccaagactgaaacgaaacgaaacggaacggagcgtttcgtcaaAAACTGCCCAAGTACAACAGCAGCATTTTATTATTATGATTACATATTGCAATAGGAAATTACCAACGTTACAATTATGCTATTAAAACCACGATTATACGACCAGCGCGACTGCTTGAAGCAATACAGTAGTTACTGATTTaataaaatgcagtccaaatattggaaaaaattcaaggcgaatttatcaatgaaattttcttacaCTGAATTTTTTGCCCATCTCTATTAGTAAATCAATTGGGACCTTCCGCATGCATTCAACGAGTTCGTTTGAGGGTTCAGAGGGACAGCTACACAACACAGCCAGTGCTTTTGTCCTGTCTTTAGCCAACTTTGGAGTTGCGATTACCCACGGACCATATCCAGTTCCGCTCATTGCAATTACCCTGTGAATCAGACCTAGATCAGGGAAGAAGGAAATAGGTTATACTTAATTTTTGTACGGTTAGGTTGTGGTTAGTTTATTTGTGACTGCGGAACTGAGAAAAGAAAACCCTCAGCACCGACTGCGAGCACGCAATATTAGTTGTAATGGGAGACGAAAAGAAGTTGTTGGTGTCATGTTTGCGGGATTGTGAATGGTAAACATTGCGTGTTTGAGAGGACAAGAACAATGTCTTTCATTGGTAAGACCACACGATGATGCTACATGAAAACGTATCTTGACGAACGGGTGGATCCAACTTGGAGGATCTGGAGAAGGAGTCACGTTAGGGTTCGGCTTATTTGGGGGAACTCCGAAATGTTAGGACAACACATCTTCAATCGGTtccatttcatgaaaaaacataccgaaaaaaatttcagctcaagaTTCGAAAATTTAGAGGTCGCTCAAAGGCCTCGAAGTTTACGACTTTGGccaaatttcgtaaaatttcttcGATATTGAGGAATCTTCAGGACAATAACACCGAGAAaaagttaacatttttttcatccgtCATGGTATATTGAACTTCAATTTGACAAATTTCCACACTCTATGATCCCTCGGGTCACAAAAATGACCTGAGTAGGAACCCGCAAAAGCAGTCTGTCACGAGCTCTTAGCCAGAGTTTGGAGTCACGGCACGGCGCGCTTAAAACGTAGGATCgagaaaaaaatctagaatTCTACGCGATTACAGCAGGAGAGCACCAGGCCACGCAACTGCAACTTTAATTTTGTGCAACTTCAAGTCCTCATTTCATTACAAAAAAGAAGTACACCAcgcagaatttattatttaagcCGCTACTGAGTGTTGTTTGTGAGGattcaaaatccaattttacaAAACCTCCCTCGACAAAAGTTCTTCTTCCGAAAATTTAATTGGCGGACTGAGGTTTCTTTTTCCGTGgacaataaaaacaaataaatcagCAAATAATCAATCAGTGCGCTTAATCAGtgttaatttcaaaaataacaataaacTGCACGCCACCTACCTTTGTTGAGTGGTGATAATAGATTCAGATGGACGGCTCCACCCCCGGCACTCTCGCCGAATATGGTCACTAAATCAGGGTTTCCACCGAAGTTAACGATATTGTCGTGAACCCATTTAATCGCCAGGGCTTGATCCTTTAATCCGAGATTGGCGGGGATAGCGTTGTCGCCAGTGCTCAGGAACCCTTAggtgaaaataagtaaaaaattaaaccacaGGGCGAGTGAAGAGCCGTAAAAAACGAGACTTTAACAAAACTGTtcttaaaaaagaagaggaaaaaaagttcataatgtaactattttaataCTGAAAAAGTTCATATTATTGGCCTCAGGACTCTTTTTTTGGAACTGAATAGATAGTATGCGTCAAATCATCCTACGTTTACCGAAAATTTTCGGCTGAATTCAAGTTTCCccttttctcgattttttttcttcccctaaattcggaacttttcgaattttttcctccgataagttcagaaattttcaaaacaagctGTCATCGTGTGGTTTCGGCTCTCGGTACCCAgatgcggatccagcaatttggcaacaccggattccctccacttaaacctatgttaaataatcgattcttgtcgaagcacctggcccctccaagaatcgatacatttccttaggtttaaatagagaaaaacgatgttgccaagtCACTGGGTCCGCCAATGTCGATACCGACCGTTCGCTTTCAAGTCCTCAAGATCAAATTCTTTTTCACAGAAATCGAGCGAACTCTAATTTCGAGACGAGCACATGAGAGATAAagtgtcttaaattttaaacaatcacATCAATTTCAACCACACACTTACCTAGAGCACCCAGTCTATAATTAATGGTGACCAACACGACATCTTTATCCAGTAGTAGCTCTGGCTGGTGGATGGAGGCAGCTCCAAATTGAAATCCACCGCCGTGTATCCAGACCATTACAGGGAGTTTCGCCGATCTGTCCACCTATGGAATATGAAACAGTGTTTTTACTTCTTTTAGGAGAACCAATCGATCTCGTGCATATCAAAATAAAGCgaccaaaatttgatgtttatatGGAAATGAAAATACACACAAAATGTCGATCCGTATCTTTTATTTAAAccgaccaaaatttttggttaaacCAAAACATTTGGATGAAATACGGAATGGAATAATTAATCACGACGAAAGAACCCAAAATTTAATTATCATCTTTTGTTTCAAGCATCTTCAACTTCGACGTTCCTTGATTTTTCACCAAACAAACAGCATCGTTTCGGAATGACCTTTTTGGGGTTTATTTTTAACCCTTTAACatgcgaaaatttcacgagagaaGCTTAATGATGTCCATGCTCAAAATCTTACCTTCGGAGAGTACACATGGAGGACGAGGCAATCCTCCTGGCCGAGAGGTTGGTAATTACTCGTGTTGGCAAAATCGATTTGTGGACACATGATTGCATCATTTGTGGCCTGAAGCGGCTCTCTCCATGGCTCTGCCGGTTGTGGCTCCTGAAAATATATTGGCAGAGGATGAGAATATATGGTCATaaccagggccagatttacctacttgccgcccatgggtcgtctctattttgccgcccccttctcattcgttttgaaacatcaataaaaaccttcaaatgaacgagccggagggggaggggtgtataagacgcgtttacatacgcatgttggatacattttttgcgaaagccctctcaacactactagcaaaatttcacggaactttgcgcgaaagttaagttccgaaaacctatctctatgtgggcaaggtcctccatttataagaaatgaaccaaaaagttatgagagaacaaacataaatgtggtttagtaattttaatttccgccgctgcgctgcgctgatcgcactgtgattggcgcaatgcgtgaagtattccggcagtcttgtaggcgctatacgtttcacgccaaccgctcctgaccgcactgtgtttggcgcaatgggtgaagtattcgtgcagtcttgtaggcgctaatacgtgttacatgccgatcgccgcgcggagggcttgtctttttcatctcaagtcctcgtcatcattcttctctgcgttgagctccaggccaaattgcgtgtttagttcctctcttcactctactaattaaagatgctacttcttctttttttttttttttttttattatttgtacaAAAGTTATAATATGTACAGAATGTTTTTAGATGTAAGatacatctttaaaaaacttgggtttAACTTATAAGATAAACTTATACTAGGTTACACACATTTTTATATGGAGAGAAATACAACCTCTGAAAAAtgaggagggaaaaataaaacaattttgcttcaaagtaaaaatgtctttttgctTTGACATGGAATGCGGGTGACCGAACCCGGTCAAATGCCCAAGAGCCCCTGATTGCGTTCGAAGAGCACAAGGAGGCCCGTCAGTTTAAAAGAAGGATAATTTTGAGAACCCCTGAATTCCAAGCTCGTGGGGTTTGCGACGTTTTAATCTTCGGGTGCATTGGTCCTTTTCCAGAAGCGCAAGCGCTTCTGGGTTGGGATGCCTATGCAGCCTAGTTTCGTAAGAGTTGTACATTTTTGTTATGTAGTCCTCTACAGAATCAATGTTGAGGTCGGCGCGAATATCCGCGTTCCTCTCATACCATCTGGCTTTTGAAAtgcttcgtaatattttcatttgtatgacttctatcttttttaaatttgacttggCTGCACAGCCCCACAACTGGCAGCCATAACTCCAAAccggcctcaacattgacttgtagaggagcAGTTTGGTTTCTAGAGATAACTTGGATTTGCGGCCAATCAGCCACTGCATATCATGAAATTTAAGTCTTAATTgctcgacttttttctttatgtgtGCACCCCActtgagcctggaatccaggtggAGGCCGAGATATCGGGCGACTGTGTCGCGAGGGATTTCAGAGTTTCCTAAGTGAAGAGGAATATGAGTAAATGGCCTGTTGGTAAATACAATTTCTACCGATTTAGACGCATTTAATTTGGTCTTATCTTTGTTTGTCCATTTATTAATCCTGTTTAGGTGGGATTGAGCGTTAAAACGTGCCTCCCTGTAGCTTTTCGACGCTGCTAGCACAAGCGTATCATCGGCATAAACTCCCAGTTTCCCCCCTCTCCCAGACTGCGGGATGTCTGTGGTGAAAAGGGAATAGAGAAGGGGGGAAAGACAGGAACCCTGCGGAACTCCTGCCCTTATTGGTCTGAAACTTGAGGTGGTATTTTCATATCGCACTCTAAATTGTCTACCTGATAAAAATGAAGACAGGAGTTCAACATGGTTACATGGGAGCATTTTGTAGAGTTTTCCGATGAGGCGCTCGTGCCAGACGCGATCAAATGCCTGcgctacatcaagaaaaaccgccACACAGTATTCTCCCTTTTCCAGGGAGTCTTCTATAAATTTAGTTATTCTATGAAGTTGATCAATTGTAGAATGTTTCGCTCGGAAACCAAATTGGGCGTCGATTATTAGATTTTGCTTGCCAACTATCTCGTTCAATCTCTTAATGTAcagtttttcaaagagtttGCCGATAACAGGCAACAACGAAATTGGCCTGTAAGATGCAGCCTCTGTAGGAGGTTTGTCTGGTTTTAAGAGGACGAAGATTTCCGCTATCTTCCATTGAGAGGGAATATATTTGCATCTAATGACAGCATTAAAGATTGAGACCAATTTCATTATTGCCCTGTTAGGCAAGTTCTTCAAAATCAGTCCTG
The genomic region above belongs to Bemisia tabaci chromosome 8, PGI_BMITA_v3 and contains:
- the LOC109039107 gene encoding carboxylic ester hydrolase; the encoded protein is MKDQISNATFDTLESRRDSITMGISPWTKLFMIFGGCVLCCCALEVSTPNGKIIGFDTLRTRDGRVIHSFTGIPFAKPPIGPLRFKEPQPAEPWREPLQATNDAIMCPQIDFANTSNYQPLGQEDCLVLHVYSPKVDRSAKLPVMVWIHGGGFQFGAASIHQPELLLDKDVVLVTINYRLGALGFLSTGDNAIPANLGLKDQALAIKWVHDNIVNFGGNPDLVTIFGESAGGGAVHLNLLSPLNKGLIHRVIAMSGTGYGPWVIATPKLAKDRTKALAVLCSCPSEPSNELVECMRKVPIDLLIEMGKKFSDWIVGDFVFVPTIESETENAFLPKELDKLGSEIPFMTGITSGEGGIFASLIIRGGSRFEKELKENPQYVLSKALLLKADFPSDKLSSVAEQVRKFYFGDKPVDLDNTSQEVVNMLTDRWFLHGAVEAARKHHGDAYLYLYDYQHSISFNDIYSGGRIKGVSHVDDLLDLFPFTLYFPERKYTEADIQVSRKTIDIVTDFAKNGKLTGIGCKLQPVRRTAKTHQYLHITAEPAVKENLFPKRLEFWQSLKDAQSKDTTVNAAWNTLPNMLLWLLPIGVCLIYHYL